TCAAATGGAATCTCTCTAGAATGGTTTAAATAGCTTATGTGGATTTACATTTGCTTTTTATGTGCTCAGTGGGGCCTTGAGCCTCAAGAATGGTTTCTTACAGACGACAAAGAGGGTGAGTGTCCCACATGCGGTCACGCCTTAGGCGAAGGAATGTGCCACCACAAGTAGAAGACGGAGAAGACGGGAGAAGCTGACGCTGGCCTCTAGTTGTGTGGTGTGAGTTAAGTTATTAGAAATGATTCTAATGGGCCGATCGATTTGGAGCAAACATTGGTCGCCTTGCATGATGGCATCTCGCTGCCTTTTTTTCTCCACGTGCGCATTGCGTTGCACTTGGAATGTGAAATTTCAATGTCGGTAACCTAGAGGGCAATGTGAGTAGGTTCTACAAAATTTTCTTTACTTGTTTGCAATTTTAGGTTATGCGGATAAATAatcgagcctaatgcaaactaagtGGGGCAGCATATATGACAAAATACATGTATCAAGACCTTCAAACACTATGGCTATCACAAATTAAATAAGTGTAAAAAAATAATCGAAGCACGCGATGACGATGACGTATCCTGatgttcattttctttttttattttgaattCAACACTTTATTGATCAAATAATGTCAATACAAAGTTTGTCGCAGATAAACTCCGAGACCAAATCACGAAAGAAAATATTACCAAAGCTTTCAACTCTACGAACTAAACAATGCACTAAATTATTACGACGACGGCTAACATGACGAAAAGTCACTGAAGACTAGGGTCTTGATGTCCCCAACCACCACTCCAGCCAGCGATCGATCATGGACCGGGGAAAGAATCCGTTGGATGATTGAGAGGGGGGAAAGACTCCGTTGGATGATTGAGAGGCAATCTGACACCAAGATGAAACTGTCCAAACCTTCTTCCTTTGCGAGGGAAACTGCACTTCTAATAGCGAGTGCTTCAACAACCTCCGGCACCATGACCTTATCAAGTAACTTGCTGCATGCAGCGAGAAATTTACCATGTGGTCCCTGATCATGACGCCTGCCCCATCCGAGAAGAAGAGAACAAAGCTGCATCCACGATAATGACAACCGTACCAGCCGGCGGCGGAGACCACTGTGTTGTTGAAGAAGAGGTCTCACGTCTATGGTCGTTCGGAGTCTTGAATAGATGCAACAAAAtcaacttgatatacacttttatATATTCCGCAAGGCTGCTTGGATGCTATCTTTTTCCTCATTACAGACGACATTGTGTGCCTCCCATAAGTGTCACACTGTAACAACTAGAGTGACCGCTTCTTGGTCATTCGATCTCGCTAGAAAATCCAAAACGCAGGATTTTGGAGTTGAGAAGTGCTTCCTAAGAAGATAAACATGATACACCGCCTTAACTGCTTGCCAAACTTCAGCTGCTTAAGGAAAAAAAAACAATCGCATGTACTGCACTCTCCTCTCTATTGCAGAACAAGCATGCATCGGACACAGGTATGTTGCATCGTCAAAATTGTGATCCACTGGAAAGACAGTCATGTGCCAATCTCCAAAGAGTAATCTTCATTTTCCCCTGGGCTTTGATACTCCATAACCTCTTCCAAATAGTCTCCTCGACAGTGGAGTCCATCGGCAGCCCACGCGTACTCAAGCTTTGCCGTGACACAAACTCCCGAGATCTCACCAAGTTGTAGGTTGATTTGACCATGTAGACCCCGAACTTGCCGTAGGGCCAGGAAGGAAAATTGTCACCTCCATGCCTGCTTAGAGGGATCTGAAGAATGGATACGACAACATCCTCAATAACACTTTTGACCACCTTGGAGTTCCACGATCGGCTATCAACATCAATTAGTGTACTCACAGGTCATTCAAGGAAACATGAACAATATTTTTAACTCGCTCAGGTGTAAAGCCTGGGATCCAATTATCAGAAAGGATCCGTGTTGAAGCTAGGACTGCTACTCAAGGAGGAGGCAGCCCGTGTTGAAGCTAGGACTGCGATGACTACTACTCACGGTGGAGGTGATGGTGCTTCGACTATGGCGAGTAGTGGTGTCGCCGGATCCTCACGATCTGCTCCTCCATCGGGGAAAATCGCCAGGATTAACCAGTGGTTCACCACCAATCTGAGATGCACATGAGGAGCGATGGGTGGGGATGAGCTAACCACAACACAATGGATGTCGACGGTGGGGGAAGAGGGTGGGAGGCTGCCACGTGTACGGGCGCGGGTAGCACATGAGATACGCGTGGTCCACCATGAATGAAACCCGAGGTGGTTACATAAACGCGGGAGCGATCTCCCCTTTGCAACCGCTTTATTAGAACAAGCAAAATTTATGATGGTAAATTCACTAGATCGGTCTTGAGGTGTAATTTTATAATATACAAATTTAATGTTCTATACTTTTTGCTCATATGACGGACAAATATAGTCTTAGCCAAGGCCATGAAAAAAAAACGGCTAAAAAAAGTACACAAGGCATGCGAAGGAAACAGGAAGCAAGATCTCGGCCGTGGGCTGGATTACGAATCAGTGGTGTTTCCGGTGTTGGAGTGGGCCGACGCTGATAAGAACTCGGACGGATATACCCACATTAAAAGGGGGCAGGTCGAAAGCCCCACCATAATTCACCCGAATCGAAATCTCTCTCTCATCGAAAGAAAAATCTCTCTCTGGCGATCGAATCTATCGATGGCGATGGCGGCGCTTCGACACGCGACTAGGAGGCTCGCTTGCCAGCGACCGCCCGCGATACATAGGGCGGCCGTTGCGGAGCAGCCACGGCGGCTGTTGAATGGCGGATTGTCTGCAGTAGGCCGCAACTTTTCTCTCGCAAGGGAGCAACAGTGGATGTTGCCGAGGCTCAACCACGGCGGTTCGCGTGCGGTTGGGCGCACATATTCTCGCCAATTTTCCTCCTTCCATGTAAGTGATTCGCTTATGTAAAATATCAGATCTATCTctcgtttttgttttttgtttttttgagaAAAAGAGCACATAACTCCCTTCACTGGTAAAAAAAATCTGATATTTGAATCATGACACGCCATTGCTTGCTGGCAAGTACTTCTTACTCCCTGCTACTGCAATTCTAAACGTTTATAGATAAAAGGCCAGCCCAACTTTTAAACTAAACTAGAAAGGATCACATGACTTCCTGAGAATTGCGCTTTCTCAGCAAGGATCTAAAGATGTAGTATATTGGGATCGATGTACAGATGATAAGTGCTCGCGCGAAAGACTATATAATTTTAATACTTTAAAAAGTAAGGATGGCAATCCAACAAGATTTATATACGAGAAACAATATTATAATTGTATAGCTTTTTTTAGTCAACCCTTGCTGACATGGTACCAAATCGGCCAGTTTTGCTGCCGAGAGGTTTAGCTAGTGCTATATATTACAGCCACTCTAAACTATATGCCAATTTTTTTTTCAGCATGAGCCTAATCCAAGCACCTTTATGGAGAGGGCGAAGGAAACCTTGGAGGTATGCCTTTCAGAACTTTGGTGCCTTCTATATTTTCCTGGAACCTGCTGACTGGAATATGATATTTGGACGCAGTTGTGGGACCGGACTATGACCCTTATTAACAGGACCTCACTTACACTCATCAAACTTGCACTTGTTGGGTTTGTTGTGCTAGATTGTTGTCGGTCTCAATATCTTCTGATGATAGTTCGAGTAATGGTGAGTTTCTAGTCGTGGTATTTCAAATGGAATCTCTCTAGAATGGTTTAAATAGCTTATGTGGATTTCCATTTGCTTTTTATGTGCTCAGTTGGGCCTCGAGCCTCAAGAATGGTTTCTTACAGACGACAAGGAGGATGAGTGTCCCACATGCGGTCACGCCTTAGGCGAACGAAGGAATGTGTGCCACCACCAGCAGCAGCAGAGCGCGGAAGAAGATGATGCTGGCCGCTAGTTGTGTGGTGTGAGTTAAGTTATTAGAAATGATTCTAACGGGCCGACCTATTTGGGCAAACATTGGTCGCCTTGCGTGATGGCATCTCGCTGCCTTTTTCTCCGCGTGCGCATTGGGTTGCACTTGGAATGTGAAAGTTCAATGTCGGTAACTTAGAGGGCGATGTCAGTAGGTTCTACAAAATTTTACTTACTTGTTTGCAATTTTAGGTTATGCGGATAAATAATGTGGCCTAATGCAAACTAAGTGGAACACCATATATGACAaaatatatatatcaagaacttcAACCTCGATGGCTATGACCAATTAAATAAGTGGAAAAAATACCCGAAGCACGCGACGACGATAATGTATCCCGAtattcattttctttttttgtgAGAATTCAACACTTTATTGATCAAATAATGTCAATACAAAGTTTGTCGCAGATAAACTCCGAGACCAAATCACGAAAGAAAATACTACCAAAACTTTCAGCTCTACGAGCTAAACAATGTGCTGAATTATCACGAAAGAACACTGATCCAGACGATTTTAAGtctcaatctgggtacgtgtttattttGAACTAGTTACGCGCCGGTACCCTTCCATACGGTCAGGCGCCGGACGCCGtatgggggacgagtggagatgctctggtCGGTCTTTTCCCTTTCCTTGTTTCCTTAGctttgtttgtgataaaactgaacAGATGCTGtgtgtttcagttatgtgatgtaATAAAAATGGGGAAATATATCCCAGTTGGGAAAAAAAAGATGTACGAATTCGTTGGTTGGGTTTCCTGCTTCTCGTTGACATCCGCTCCACGTCCGCACGCTTGCGGTTGTTACTTTTTGTGTCAACACGAATTCGTTGGTTGGCTGACATCCAACCAGATCGATGGATTCAACTGGAGCGGTGGAGCGAGAGAGGGATAGGAAAAAAGAAGCGCCCCTTCTCCGGCCGTTGCAGTTGGCCAGGCTCCAGCGGCGGCCGTCACCGATCAACGTACCGTAGATGTTTCCGTAACCAAAGAGCATGTAGGTTTAGGATTGCCGATTCGAGAGAGAGCTCGTTTATGTGGAAAACAAAAGTGAGACTGCGTTTTGCGTATGACTATGAAAGGAATTATGCGTGATGTCCTCTATTCGATTATCACGATTTAGC
This Lolium perenne isolate Kyuss_39 chromosome 1, Kyuss_2.0, whole genome shotgun sequence DNA region includes the following protein-coding sequences:
- the LOC127293673 gene encoding uncharacterized protein gives rise to the protein MAMAALRHATRRLACQRPPAIHRAAVAEQPRRLLNGGLSAVGRNFSLAREQQWMLPRLNHGGSRAVGRTYSRQFSSFHHEPNPSTFMERAKETLELWDRTMTLINRTSLTLIKLALVGFVVLDCCRSQYLLMIVRVMLGLEPQEWFLTDDKEDECPTCGHALGERRNVCHHQQQQSAEEDDAGR